One window from the genome of Desulfurella sp. encodes:
- the secG gene encoding preprotein translocase subunit SecG gives MLTVLMILQGILSILLIVLILLQKGKGANMGVSFGAGASDTLFGATGAMSFFAKVTWVLAFLFMINSVAISYYVYKNQTQSTVFTNTTKAPK, from the coding sequence ATGCTTACTGTCCTTATGATACTGCAGGGTATATTGTCTATTTTATTAATTGTTCTTATTTTGCTTCAAAAAGGAAAAGGTGCAAATATGGGCGTATCCTTTGGCGCTGGGGCTTCTGATACACTTTTTGGAGCAACAGGCGCAATGTCGTTTTTTGCAAAAGTTACATGGGTTTTAGCCTTTTTGTTTATGATTAATTCTGTTGCTATCTCGTATTACGTCTACAAAAATCAAACCCAATCAACTGTATTTACAAATACCACCAAAGCGCCTAAATAA
- a CDS encoding ATP-binding protein: MIVKQLAIVSGKGGTGKTTLSASFAHLAKNALMVDCDVDAPNLHIILKPEVNKTFEYFGSQKAFIDFDKCINCGICASVCRFEAIDFEQNQYRVKEYACEGCNACVIACPVNAISLKKTLNGKYFESTCETGYMAHALLNPGEETSGGLISEVRKLSLEIAYSKKIELIIIDGAPGIGCPATSSIVGAKYVIVVSEPTKSGLHDLVRIVETIKHFKIPHGIVINKFDINDEQTKEIEKYAQEENLEIIGKIPFDKTVVEATKQAKPIIEYDCKSAFAVKDIFEKTIQKLNLSPQS; encoded by the coding sequence GTGATTGTAAAACAGCTTGCTATTGTAAGCGGAAAAGGTGGCACAGGCAAGACAACACTTAGTGCTTCTTTTGCACATCTGGCAAAAAATGCTTTGATGGTGGATTGTGATGTAGATGCACCAAATCTACATATTATACTAAAGCCTGAAGTTAATAAAACATTTGAGTATTTTGGTTCACAAAAGGCATTTATTGATTTTGATAAATGTATAAATTGTGGTATCTGCGCCTCAGTTTGTCGATTTGAAGCAATAGATTTTGAGCAAAATCAATACAGGGTTAAAGAGTATGCTTGCGAGGGCTGCAATGCATGCGTGATTGCCTGTCCAGTTAATGCTATAAGTTTGAAAAAAACTTTAAATGGCAAGTATTTTGAGTCTACCTGCGAGACAGGTTATATGGCACATGCGCTGTTGAACCCAGGTGAAGAAACCTCAGGTGGTTTAATATCTGAAGTAAGAAAGCTATCTTTAGAAATTGCCTATTCAAAAAAGATAGAATTAATTATTATTGATGGAGCTCCAGGTATTGGCTGTCCTGCTACATCATCAATTGTGGGTGCAAAATATGTAATAGTTGTAAGTGAGCCTACAAAAAGCGGCCTTCATGATTTGGTGCGCATTGTGGAAACAATAAAGCATTTTAAAATACCACATGGAATTGTGATTAACAAGTTTGATATAAACGACGAGCAAACAAAAGAGATTGAAAAATACGCTCAGGAAGAAAATTTAGAAATAATTGGCAAAATTCCTTTTGATAAAACTGTTGTAGAGGCTACAAAACAAGCAAAGCCAATTATTGAATATGATTGCAAAAGCGCATTTGCTGTAAAAGACATCTTTGAAAAAACAATCCAGAAGCTAAATTTATCGCCCCAAAGCTAA
- a CDS encoding iron-sulfur cluster assembly scaffold protein encodes MESFESHFFYPIKDTVLDPDGIGIKENIEFNAKIIFYVKTKQGIIVAIDYKVKACPVAIAVASFLAKTFKNKTIENALSIDENFLNSNLVGIPKERLECANSAVEAFKEALINSKGEK; translated from the coding sequence ATGGAAAGCTTTGAAAGCCATTTTTTTTACCCTATTAAAGATACTGTACTTGATCCAGATGGCATAGGCATTAAAGAAAATATTGAATTCAACGCAAAAATCATATTTTATGTTAAAACTAAACAAGGTATAATTGTCGCTATTGATTATAAAGTTAAAGCCTGCCCTGTTGCTATTGCAGTTGCAAGTTTTCTAGCCAAAACATTTAAAAATAAGACAATAGAAAATGCCTTAAGCATAGATGAAAACTTTTTAAATTCTAATTTAGTAGGTATCCCAAAAGAACGCCTTGAGTGCGCAAATAGTGCAGTTGAAGCTTTTAAAGAAGCTCTAATTAATAGCAAGGGGGAAAAATGA
- the pgk gene encoding phosphoglycerate kinase, with protein MIFINELNLTNKRVFVRCDFNVPIDDEGNIMDDKRIRETLPTINYCIDAKAKVILASHMGRPKGKKDPKYSLANVAKRLSRLLNKEVKFIDSCVGDEVKKAIDSMDYGDCLLLENLRFQPGEEQDDIEFAKKLKELFDVYINDAFGVSHRKHTSVYTLPKICEIKAAGFLLKKEITYFSRILDNPVRPLIAVLGGAKVSSKISAVYNLIDKVDKIIIGGAMVFTFYKALGLPVGNSLVENDYLETAKDIYQKAQNKKIKMYFPVDFVVSEKMDEKAVTKIVPYQEIPDGYMGLDIGPASCKMFEEVMHDCGSIVWNGPMGVYEIDRFSRGTREMARIVGSSYALSVAGGGDTADAIARAHETDNITYISTGGGASLELLEGKKLPGIEALEA; from the coding sequence ATGATTTTTATAAATGAGCTTAACCTTACAAATAAAAGAGTTTTTGTCAGGTGCGACTTCAATGTGCCAATCGATGATGAAGGAAACATAATGGATGATAAGCGCATAAGAGAAACACTGCCTACCATAAATTACTGCATAGATGCAAAAGCAAAAGTAATATTGGCTTCTCACATGGGAAGACCAAAAGGCAAAAAAGACCCAAAATACTCTCTTGCAAATGTAGCAAAGAGGCTTTCTAGACTATTGAATAAAGAAGTAAAATTTATAGATTCCTGCGTTGGTGATGAAGTCAAAAAAGCTATAGATTCTATGGATTATGGGGATTGTTTATTGCTTGAAAACTTGCGATTTCAGCCAGGCGAAGAACAAGATGATATAGAATTTGCAAAAAAACTAAAAGAGTTATTTGATGTGTACATTAATGATGCATTTGGTGTAAGCCACAGAAAACATACATCTGTATACACACTTCCAAAAATTTGTGAGATTAAAGCTGCAGGCTTTTTACTTAAAAAAGAAATTACATACTTCAGTCGTATTTTGGATAACCCGGTAAGGCCCTTAATTGCTGTGCTTGGCGGAGCTAAGGTATCTTCAAAAATATCAGCTGTATATAATCTTATTGACAAAGTTGACAAAATTATAATTGGCGGAGCTATGGTGTTTACTTTTTATAAAGCATTAGGCCTACCGGTTGGTAATTCTCTGGTAGAAAATGACTATTTAGAAACAGCAAAGGATATATATCAAAAAGCTCAGAATAAAAAAATTAAAATGTACTTTCCTGTAGATTTTGTAGTCTCAGAAAAAATGGACGAAAAAGCTGTAACAAAAATCGTACCCTATCAGGAAATACCAGATGGCTATATGGGGCTTGATATAGGTCCTGCTTCATGCAAGATGTTTGAAGAAGTAATGCACGATTGCGGATCTATTGTATGGAATGGTCCTATGGGTGTATATGAAATCGACAGGTTTTCTCGTGGCACAAGAGAAATGGCGCGCATCGTAGGCTCAAGCTATGCATTAAGTGTAGCAGGAGGTGGTGATACAGCAGATGCAATAGCTCGTGCACACGAAACAGACAATATTACATATATCTCTACAGGGGGTGGTGCAAGTTTGGAGCTGCTTGAAGGCAAAAAGTTGCCAGGTATCGAAGCACTGGAGGCCTAG
- the tpiA gene encoding triose-phosphate isomerase, with amino-acid sequence MIVANWKMHFDYKKALEVGCAIKSKLSGAKAEIAVCAPFVYLKDLSECFKNSNIQLGAQNLYFEDEGAYTGEISAMMLKSVGCQIAIVGHSERRQLFGEDDSMINKKIKSAIKNNITPILCVGESLSQRQNNETFTIIENQLAKDLLDIKETVIIAYEPIWAIGSGKVANSEQIFEVHEFIKKFIDTKVLYGGSVNAQNAGELSKIQNVDGFLVGGASLDAQKFYEIVLNFEKEKGVS; translated from the coding sequence ATGATAGTAGCTAACTGGAAAATGCATTTTGACTACAAAAAGGCTTTAGAGGTAGGCTGCGCCATAAAATCAAAATTATCAGGCGCCAAAGCAGAAATTGCCGTTTGTGCACCTTTTGTCTACCTAAAAGACCTATCTGAGTGTTTTAAAAATTCAAACATACAGCTTGGAGCACAAAATTTATACTTTGAAGACGAAGGTGCCTATACTGGTGAAATCTCTGCAATGATGCTAAAATCTGTAGGCTGCCAGATTGCCATTGTTGGACATAGTGAGCGCAGACAATTGTTTGGTGAAGATGACAGTATGATTAATAAAAAAATAAAAAGCGCTATTAAAAACAACATAACTCCAATTTTATGCGTGGGTGAAAGCTTATCTCAAAGACAAAACAACGAAACTTTTACAATCATAGAAAATCAGCTTGCCAAAGATTTGCTAGACATAAAAGAAACTGTTATAATCGCATATGAGCCCATATGGGCAATAGGAAGCGGAAAAGTTGCAAACTCTGAGCAAATTTTTGAGGTACATGAGTTTATAAAGAAATTTATAGACACAAAAGTACTCTATGGTGGCAGCGTAAACGCTCAAAATGCAGGGGAGCTTTCAAAAATACAAAATGTTGATGGTTTTTTGGTAGGCGGTGCAAGTTTAGATGCGCAAAAATTTTATGAAATTGTTTTAAATTTTGAAAAAGAAAAAGGAGTTAGTTGA
- a CDS encoding Fur family transcriptional regulator, with protein MEVIDYAYLESILNKKNLKVTPQRLHILSLIRQFGHMDIDELYLQIKKNYPYMSLATIYKNISVMVENGILNEIKIAQQKTKYELLADFHAHFICTNCKKIEDLDIDISCILKDFDQANVQSVQLQIYGICKTCQKKRI; from the coding sequence ATGGAAGTAATTGATTATGCGTATTTAGAAAGTATACTAAACAAAAAAAATTTAAAAGTAACGCCACAAAGATTGCATATATTATCTCTTATCAGACAGTTTGGTCACATGGATATAGATGAATTGTATTTACAGATTAAGAAAAACTACCCCTACATGTCACTTGCAACAATTTACAAAAATATTTCGGTAATGGTAGAAAATGGCATATTAAATGAGATAAAAATTGCTCAGCAAAAAACAAAATATGAGTTATTGGCCGACTTTCATGCACATTTTATCTGCACAAACTGCAAAAAAATAGAAGATCTAGATATAGATATCAGTTGTATTCTAAAAGATTTTGATCAAGCAAACGTGCAAAGCGTCCAATTACAGATTTATGGCATTTGCAAAACTTGCCAGAAAAAAAGAATTTAA
- a CDS encoding peroxiredoxin, giving the protein MSLVLQKMPEFKMDAYDAQSGHYKKVSSADYAGKWTIVCFYPADFTFVCPTELAAMNAKYDVLHDELGCEILAISTDTKFSHKRFVETEPLLKGLKLTIGADPTGEVSRKFNVMIEGAGIALRGRFLINPDGVIVAEEVQAPPVGRNVNEFIRQIQAHQHSYKTGEVCPANWRPGKKTLPVNTDEEKMTGRVGDYVTVEELLS; this is encoded by the coding sequence ATGAGTTTAGTTCTTCAAAAAATGCCAGAGTTTAAAATGGATGCATACGATGCACAAAGTGGTCATTACAAAAAGGTTTCAAGCGCAGATTACGCAGGCAAGTGGACAATTGTTTGCTTTTACCCAGCAGATTTTACATTTGTTTGTCCAACAGAACTTGCTGCAATGAATGCAAAGTACGATGTATTGCATGACGAGCTTGGCTGCGAGATACTTGCAATTTCAACAGATACAAAATTTTCACACAAACGCTTTGTAGAAACAGAGCCACTACTAAAAGGCTTGAAATTAACTATTGGCGCAGATCCAACTGGTGAGGTTTCAAGAAAATTTAATGTCATGATAGAAGGCGCCGGTATTGCTTTACGCGGCAGATTCTTAATTAACCCAGATGGTGTAATTGTAGCAGAAGAAGTTCAAGCACCACCTGTAGGTAGAAACGTAAATGAGTTCATAAGACAAATCCAGGCCCATCAGCATTCATATAAGACAGGCGAAGTTTGCCCAGCCAATTGGAGACCTGGCAAGAAAACTTTGCCTGTCAATACAGACGAAGAAAAAATGACAGGTCGCGTTGGTGACTATGTGACAGTAGAAGAGCTCCTCTCCTAA
- a CDS encoding iron-sulfur cluster assembly scaffold protein — MPSVPYSKKVMDLFLNPKNLGEIENPDAQATEGSPACGDMVQLQLKVNKDTHVIEDIKFKSFGCASNIATASIITEIAKGKTIEEAKNLKYSQIVDELGGLPAVKVHCSILAIQSLKRAIENYEEKNGLVPKDKPTDEALIKERLRGVIDPNTGRDLVGSKLLSKIDFVDGKLTIYLNLKDTNQFANAIKEEIVEKFEYRWDVKSIDVVFLD; from the coding sequence ATGCCAAGCGTACCATACTCAAAAAAAGTTATGGATTTATTTCTAAATCCAAAAAACTTAGGTGAAATCGAAAACCCTGATGCTCAAGCAACAGAAGGTTCTCCTGCTTGCGGTGATATGGTTCAGTTACAATTAAAAGTAAATAAAGATACGCATGTTATTGAAGATATAAAATTTAAATCTTTTGGATGTGCTTCAAACATTGCAACAGCGTCTATTATTACTGAAATTGCGAAAGGCAAAACAATTGAAGAGGCAAAAAACTTAAAATATTCTCAAATAGTAGATGAGCTTGGAGGTTTGCCAGCTGTTAAAGTACACTGCTCTATTTTAGCCATACAGTCTCTTAAGCGAGCAATTGAAAACTATGAAGAAAAAAACGGCCTTGTACCCAAAGATAAACCAACTGATGAAGCATTGATAAAAGAACGCCTAAGGGGTGTTATTGATCCAAATACAGGCAGAGACTTAGTAGGATCAAAACTACTTTCAAAAATAGATTTTGTAGATGGCAAACTTACGATATATTTAAATCTTAAAGATACAAATCAATTTGCAAATGCAATAAAAGAAGAAATTGTCGAGAAATTTGAGTACAGATGGGATGTAAAATCCATTGATGTAGTTTTTTTAGATTAA
- a CDS encoding cysteine desulfurase family protein yields the protein MNRIYFDNAATTKVDDEVLNAMIPFFTQNYAIASSIFSHEDGLIAQEALESARAFILDKLSAKDYRCIFTSNPTESNNLALKGIAFSKKKGNIVVSKIEDLSIINTCRFLQKKGFEIRYAGVNNEGVVNLNELNNLIDDNTILVSIQHVNQEIGTLQDLISIGEICKQKNCLYHCDATFSFPFFDIDLSKYNIDLLTIGSDTYYGPKGASALIAKNSIELEPLITGGYQEYNLRAGTQNIPAIVGMQKAIEIFDKKIYDYIKNLKDYFLEKINQIPHIRINSPKMSHPGIVNVTFLFIEGESLTLRLNLRGVSVITGSACFSKSLEASHVLLACGLTHELAHGSIRFSFGKFNTLKEIDQTIEYLKEDVAFLRNLSPLYKED from the coding sequence ATGAACAGAATTTATTTTGATAATGCAGCAACAACTAAAGTAGATGATGAAGTATTAAATGCAATGATACCTTTTTTTACACAAAACTATGCCATAGCATCATCAATATTCAGTCATGAAGACGGTTTAATTGCCCAAGAAGCACTTGAGAGTGCAAGAGCATTTATATTGGATAAACTAAGCGCCAAAGATTACAGGTGTATTTTTACATCCAATCCTACAGAATCAAATAATCTAGCACTAAAAGGAATCGCTTTTAGCAAAAAAAAGGGCAATATTGTTGTTAGCAAAATTGAAGATTTATCAATTATAAATACATGTAGGTTTTTGCAAAAAAAAGGCTTTGAGATAAGGTATGCAGGTGTCAACAACGAAGGAGTGGTTAATCTTAATGAATTAAATAATCTAATTGACGATAATACAATCTTAGTCAGTATCCAACATGTAAATCAAGAAATAGGTACACTTCAGGATTTAATCAGCATTGGTGAAATTTGTAAGCAGAAAAATTGCCTGTATCACTGTGATGCAACTTTTTCTTTTCCTTTTTTTGATATTGATCTATCAAAATACAATATTGATCTTTTAACTATAGGTTCAGATACATACTATGGTCCAAAAGGAGCATCAGCTTTAATTGCAAAAAATTCTATTGAGCTTGAACCACTTATTACCGGTGGTTATCAGGAATATAACTTAAGAGCTGGCACTCAAAATATACCCGCAATTGTTGGCATGCAAAAAGCTATAGAGATATTTGACAAAAAAATATACGATTATATTAAAAACTTAAAAGATTACTTTCTAGAAAAAATAAACCAAATACCGCACATTAGAATAAATAGTCCCAAAATGTCTCATCCAGGAATAGTAAATGTAACTTTTTTATTTATTGAAGGTGAATCTTTGACTTTAAGGCTAAACTTAAGGGGCGTAAGTGTAATAACGGGTAGTGCTTGTTTTTCTAAATCACTTGAAGCCTCACACGTACTTCTTGCATGCGGTTTGACACATGAGTTAGCTCATGGTTCTATCAGATTTTCGTTTGGTAAATTTAACACATTAAAAGAAATAGACCAGACAATAGAGTATTTAAAAGAAGATGTAGCTTTTTTAAGAAATTTAAGCCCACTATACAAGGAGGATTAA